TCCCGACCCGGTGGCCCCCACGACGACGACCACCACCACTGCCGACACCGATGACAGTGGCGACTGGGGCTGGCTGGGCCTGTTGGGCCTGCTGGGCCTAGCCGGTCTAGCCGGACGTAGCTCTCGCTCTACAACCGGCTACCGCACGGGCGATCGCGTTGTCACCCCCTCTACCTCCGACCCACGCCTCTAGTGCCCACGCCTCTGGGGTTCACGCCTCTGGGGTTCACGCCTCTGGGGCTACAGCCAAAGGGATCGGCTAGCCTGACCTAAAACGGCAGTCGGGGCAGCGGAAAGGGCAGCGGAATTTGGCGACGAATTTCGTCTTCGACCCGGTCTTGCACCTGGTCGAGCAGGGTGGTGGCGATCGCATTCACCGCCGCCTGGGCAAAGCCCGGCTGCCCGGTGGCGGCCACGTCAAATACGCAGCCCTCCATCATCCACTCGTTCACTCCGGTCTCGCGGCACAGGCGGGTGGCCTCTTGAATTTGAGCCGGGGCTACGCCCAGCAGCGACGGAAACTGGCTCGGAAAATCTCGCCGGGTAAACGTCTCCGTCGATTGTCCTGGCGCATAGTCGAACAGCGATTCGCCCGACGAGATCCGCCAGCTGTCGCCAAACTGGCGGTAGAGCTGTTGAAAGAAGGCCGTCTGCACCTGGCTCAGCGGCACCGGTGCCGGAATTAGCCCCTGCACCAGCCGCGCCACCGGGGCATAGACATCCTGGGGCGGTATCACCGCGCCGCCGCGAATCTGAAGGTCGTCGTCGGGGTTGCGGTTGACGTTGCCGAGCAAGCCCTGGTAAGCGCCGGAGCGGCGGGGCACCTCGGGGGAGAGGGTCAAAAAGGCGGCTCCGCCCATGGTGGTCTGGGAAACTTGCAGGGTTTCGCCCGTGGGCCAGGTGATCTGGTAGCGATTGCCCACCCGCAGCACGAGACCGCCACCCGGCAGCGTTGTGGGGCCTTCGGCCAGGGAGAAGGGTTGGCCGTCGAGCCACACCGGGGACTGGCCATCGGGGGCATCCTGGGCGTAGATGGCCAGCCGCTGGCCACCCACCCGCATCGCCACCGCCGTATTCATCGACAGGGGCCGACCGGGGATCTGCCCCTGCCGCGCCTGCACCTGAAAGTGGCCGTCGGGGGCCGCCGTCAGCCAAAATTCGCCAATGGTCTGGAAGCTGTAGCGGTAGCCGTCGTAGGTGATGATGTGGGGGTCGCCGTAGCTGGTGCCGCTGGCACGATCGCCGCCAGCAGCGCCACCGCCCCAGGGGGTACCAGGGCGGGTGGGCTCGGGCTCCGGCTCCGGTTCCTCCTCACAGGGGTTGTCGATCGGGTCAACGCCCAGCTCGGCGGTGCCAGGGTAGCCGGTCAGGGCAATGATCGCATTGGCCGAGGCCACCGAGGTTACCCCTGCCGGGCGGCGGCCATCGGGGCAGGTGCAGCTGTCGCCCAGGCAGTACCACTGGTTAAAGCTGCCGCTGATGCGGGTGGTGTCGCTGCTCCCCCAGCGAATCGCCCCGTGGCCGCCGTCGATCACCTGCACCGACACCACCTGGCCCTCGGGCAGGGTCAGGCTGTAGAGCCGCTGGGCGGTGCGGTCGAGCCGTCGCCCCTGGGGAATGGCCAGGGGCACAATGGTGCGGCGATCGCCCGTAATACCCGGCCCGCTGGTGTT
The Nodosilinea sp. PGN35 DNA segment above includes these coding regions:
- a CDS encoding VWD domain-containing protein, whose translation is MASFLPRLTRLRLGVLLGLTLALVLSTLSSPAPADADLDRRVAEAKSYIESQTGHRFTHPIFITNDDVYQSLYIRSDAAGEHNLATSRAAVRDPADPSLWVDIRILEGRTGREFTGDWATCLIVVADSWTGLSEPAKRSNIAHEVYHCYQREKAGALFPLPLWVLEGSASWAGETYAGGSELGAGRWRQYLLGDRAVEARSYDAQGVFAHMTHSGEPTWTLLDRALTPPLPPPAAEADWIERFLGLMGNRNEFLQTWAMGLERNGSQRQWNTSGPGITGDRRTIVPLAIPQGRRLDRTAQRLYSLTLPEGQVVSVQVIDGGHGAIRWGSSDTTRISGSFNQWYCLGDSCTCPDGRRPAGVTSVASANAIIALTGYPGTAELGVDPIDNPCEEEPEPEPEPTRPGTPWGGGAAGGDRASGTSYGDPHIITYDGYRYSFQTIGEFWLTAAPDGHFQVQARQGQIPGRPLSMNTAVAMRVGGQRLAIYAQDAPDGQSPVWLDGQPFSLAEGPTTLPGGGLVLRVGNRYQITWPTGETLQVSQTTMGGAAFLTLSPEVPRRSGAYQGLLGNVNRNPDDDLQIRGGAVIPPQDVYAPVARLVQGLIPAPVPLSQVQTAFFQQLYRQFGDSWRISSGESLFDYAPGQSTETFTRRDFPSQFPSLLGVAPAQIQEATRLCRETGVNEWMMEGCVFDVAATGQPGFAQAAVNAIATTLLDQVQDRVEDEIRRQIPLPFPLPRLPF